A region of the Mangifera indica cultivar Alphonso unplaced genomic scaffold, CATAS_Mindica_2.1 Un_0055, whole genome shotgun sequence genome:
GCTAGCAAGTAATTGATAGGTTCCAGCCAAGACAGATTCGATCAAATCAAGAATTCAGGAAAGAAACTAGGCAAGGGTTGCAGATTTGTATATAGTGTGGTTCAGTTGCAAAGAACAATGTATATGAATGTAGTAGTAATGTAATCACACTCAATGAATGAATACAATATTCTTATTACATGAATTTGGATTGATACAAGTAGACGCCGGCAGTTCAAGGCACCAGTCCTCCCAGTTCTCATTCCACAGTTATTTGCAGCTTGACACCATAACTTGGATGGATAGATATAAAGATATAAGATAAATTGAGATGAAACAACATTTTATTGACTTGTATACAAACAGTATCATGATCTACacacaaaacaaactaaaacCAATATTGCCTTGCTGCTAGTTAGCTCCAGCATATTTGCAATAAACAATCACTATGCAATTCAGCTGCTTATTCTGCAAGATACACACACTGTATACCAAATATGCAAGATTATATTCAATTCTTCACAAGTTGTGAAACCATCGTTGCTTGAATTCTGGGTAGAATTCAAGATCAGTTCTCCACGCCTTTATCTTCCTGGTTGATGAAACCATTCTCTTTCACAGACTTAGTTGATGTTTCGTCACCCCTCATATCCTTCTTAGCAGAGCAAGTACACTTGTCCCCCTCCTTCTCTTTCTCGGCCTTTGAGCGCACCTCTTCCTCAGCCTTTTTTATCGCTTCCTTCTTCGCCAACTTGAGAGCTTTAATCAGATTCTTCAGACAAGTCTCAGCATCATCTTCATCAGACTTCGGCATCAAATGCTCTGCTACATCTGCAGGTATCATATTGGTTTCTGCCAACCGACTGCTAACTTCTGCAAACAATTCATGTGAGTCAATATCTAAATAATTCTTAGCTAGAACCTTGAATGCATCGAAGCAACAGTAGGACATTTCAATATGCCTGTCCATCCTTCCTCTCCTGATAAGTGCTGGATCAAGCTTGTCCACATAATTAGTAGTGAACACAATGATTCTTTCTCCCCCACAAGCTGACCAAAGGCCATCAATGCAATTCAGAAGCCCAGATAAAGTGACCTTGCTTACTTTGTTCTCACCTtcctctttcatcttcttttcaatgGGACTTTGCTCTTCTTTATCCTCATCTTTCCCCTTTTTCTTCTCGCGCTGACCAGTAAGATCAAGCGAGCAATCAATGTCCTCTATAACTATGACAGATTTATTTGTTGTCTCGATCAAAAGATTTTTCAACTCTGAGTTGTCCATGACTGTGGTAAGCTCAAGATCATAGACatcatagtttaaaaaattagcgATCGCAGAAATCATGGTGGATTTGCCAGTTCCTGGAGGACCATAAAGAAGATACCCTCTCTTCCAAGGCTTCCCGATTTTTGTGTAGTACTCTTTCCCATCACTGTACTTCTTGAGGTCATTCTTgatctcttccttcttctttctctccatTGCCAATGAATCAAATGTTGCAGGATGCTCAAAAGGTACATGACTCCACTTTGATTGTCTCCAGCCATACCAATTCTTGCTAGGATTATTACTGAATAGCTTTCGAATGCGGTTCCTCACTGCAACATCCTTTCCACCGGCAAGCACATGCTGAACATAAGTCCCTGTGATGAGTTCTTGATGACGTTTATGGAATCTGAGCTTGAAATACCTCTTATCGTCGTCGCTTCCATACCAAGAAATTGATTGTGTTTTGGAAGGGGCCTTATGACGCAATTCCCACCAGACTTTGACCCCTTTAAACATATCTGTTACCTCTTCTCTTTCCTCCATGCTGAGAATTAAAGACTTGCTATCTTGCACAACATCAGCCTTAAATCTTTTTGCACACAAAGTGGCTCTGGTACTGAGATAGTTTCTTATGTCAGTGAAGGCTTCATTACGCTTGAGAAATTTACCAGAGTATTCATGAAATGTAATTTCAATGTAAGGATTAAAAAAGCGAATCAATTTGTGGATAAATCTTTCAACATAGAGCCAAATTTCATAAGGGAAGTAGGTTCTAAACATAGCTGTTGCAGCTACAACTGAGGTTAGAGTAACCCAGAACTCCCCCATGGTTACCATTTTGctctattttctctctttcagAACTTGCATGTCTACTGTTATATAGAGCCCTGTTACTTTTATTCCACCGAGCATGAAAATCTACGGTTGGCCACGCGTGACAGAAAGTTGACTAGGAACCTGTTGCTGTTAAATATCTAGCAGAAAATAGGATCAGATCAAGGGCACATGTGTAACACCCGAAAACTACATAAACATACATGTTATGCATGgcggatttttccaccacatgttTTTGAATTTAGCCAAATGGTAATGtaaaggcattaaatgcctcAGAAACTTGGCTTGGAAGAAAGCCACTTTTGTTGACTGGAGGGGTGACAAATTCCCTATCAATACCCCCCTCCTCTCCTCATGAATATACACACTTCTGCATCCGCGATTTGCTTCTTGTCTCTTCACTCTtgcctctttcttcttctttcgtAGCTTTGGCTTAATGAGATAATAATTCTCCTTTTGCAATTCActcattttgttatttatttcgtcatatttataacacaacataatttataaatttcttaaccAAATAGTCTTAAAtacatagttttttttcttaaacctcaaaacattataacaaaaataattatcctCAATAAAAAACATACACTCAAATAGatacaacttttttttcaatctcCTTAACTGCCCACTTTTTACTCATTTCTCAATTGTTAAATAGTCACTTACACTCCATGTCAAAATTTACTCTACAAAAAGTTGGATAACGAGAAAATAAGTTGTCAACTCGATAAGTAAAAACTAAATGAAAATATGCACGCAAGTACTGACAAAAAAGGTCAAATGaaataagatatttaaatatataaaacaatatataaataccaaaatatatctaaatttttcatgtatcaatctcaagtcaaaaatatcatatataaatcttgaataaaaaaaattatatatcaatctTAAGTAaagaaacaacatataaaaatctcaagtcaaaaatatttttcagacTCATGTCACGTAATGTTACTTGTACTCCTGGTGACCCagtcaaaatttcaaaatcaaatatcacGTGTAATCTTGGTGACCCAACTAGAATTTCAAAATCAGATATCTCTCTgattaagagaaaaattttacACAACTCTTATATGTTTCAAGCTACCATGCAAAATCTACTCAGATTCCttaatgaaagaaattataTGAACAACACTGCTTCACTATTTTAATCTCTTTCTCAACAATTCTTctctttctaaaattaatactcaaaatttgtctttttgttttaaaagaaaatattttctctctcctttttcttttcaacgtaaactttaaaataaaatcacatttatcttcaatttaatgacaaataaaatatcttctTTCTTCGTGGCAAACTTGACGCTTATCCTTgcttttaactaataaaatgtTTTCCAAATTTGAACTTACGTTatcccctaaaaatttaaatcttttcttataataacatctatcttatttaaataatactaatgacaataataataatcataataataataacaattaaataatggATATTCTAATATGCACAAGAAAACAACTCATCATGGGAATCTACTGCTTAAACTTAAAGGTAATTATCGATTTGTTACTTGTTTACGTATGTCACCGATCAAAGATATGGATAAAATTGTAACACCCCTATATAAATCCACATTGACAGAACACGAGAGGTATTGGACATGTATGAGTATTTCACATTTGGTAGGAAAGCTAAGacaatattgtttaaataacCTATGAGTACTTAAGTTGTCAAAACCCATTTTGGAATGTAAACACCAAAAGcaaaacaaattttgtttaaaataaacaatatcttaacaataaGTAAAACTATTGGATCAGGATGTTACAAAAATCCTTTTGGTTTGATTCGCTTGGACTTCCTTATGATAGGTTCCTGGAAATATGGTCACCTGGAAGCGAAGCTGTTGCCTGATGCTTGTGCCCGTTCTCACAATCTCCAGATTCCAGCCACAACAGTCAACCCACCGAGAAGACAGAAGACAGTTTCAAGATTATAGAAATTGTAAACTGATAATATTTTACACTGTAAATGTAATGAACTGAAGTTGTATTCACTAATTTCTAGAAATAAGGATAACATTGTTCATGCAAAAGCACTGTAGCTTGCTATATTTACACTAAAATGGtaataaaacaaaagagagCTACAATTGAAAAATAACTAAACTCCAGTTTCCCTGCCAGCATTTGAGAGGCTGTTACTCTCCCCAGAATCCGATACTTCCAATATGTTTTCGCCTTTTTCCTCCTTTCCCTTGCTTCTTATGCTTCCTTTTCCCCTGCAGCAAATCTTCCAGTCTTCAGCACTGGGGGCCTCTGTAGTTCCCATGATTTGTCTCCGGCAGGCTGCATGCTCCCCCGGCTGTTCATTAATGGCTGCATTCTCCTCAATTGTTTGCTGTTGTACACTTGTCGCTTCCAGGATGCTAACACTTGTCTCCCCTGCTAATTTCCCTGCTCTTCGTCTTCTATTGTTCTTCCTTACACACACGTTGGCCCTAACACCTTATCAGGTTGGTTGGATCAATCTTAACATAAATTGCAGCCCAGTATGCATATACAATCAGCAGAAAGTCCACAACATAAAAATAACCTAAAAGCTGAACACTAAGAAAGAAATCATTGTAGTATACTTCATCACTTAATCTCATTGTGAATCTGTTAACTTCCCCTTTTCCATCCTGTCAGTAATTTGCAACTAGAAACTATCACATGCATAGATAGATTTAAGATAAAGTCAGAATGAATACAGTATAATCAAACCCTCAACATTTTATTGACTTATAGACAAACAACATCATGATTTACTCACAATACAAACTCAAACCAATATTGCCTTGCTGCTAATCAGCTCTGGCATATTGACAACGAACAATCACTGCTAATCATCATAATTTCacccaaattatatacaaataaaatctaatagCTACCTAGCTGCTAATCAGCTGGAGCTAGCATTCAGTAGCAACAATCACTATGCAACTCAGGTGCTTATTCTGCGAGATATACAATACATTTACATCATTTTTCATTGCCACACTATGCACAGAATTTACAAGATCATATCCCAGTCTTCACAAGTTTCAAAACCATTGTTGCTTGAAATATGGGTAGCAGTAAAGATTATATCTCCC
Encoded here:
- the LOC123206998 gene encoding AAA-ATPase ASD, mitochondrial-like, with product MVTMGEFWVTLTSVVAATAMFRTYFPYEIWLYVERFIHKLIRFFNPYIEITFHEYSGKFLKRNEAFTDIRNYLSTRATLCAKRFKADVVQDSKSLILSMEEREEVTDMFKGVKVWWELRHKAPSKTQSISWYGSDDDKRYFKLRFHKRHQELITGTYVQHVLAGGKDVAVRNRIRKLFSNNPSKNWYGWRQSKWSHVPFEHPATFDSLAMERKKKEEIKNDLKKYSDGKEYYTKIGKPWKRGYLLYGPPGTGKSTMISAIANFLNYDVYDLELTTVMDNSELKNLLIETTNKSVIVIEDIDCSLDLTGQREKKKGKDEDKEEQSPIEKKMKEEGENKVSKVTLSGLLNCIDGLWSACGGERIIVFTTNYVDKLDPALIRRGRMDRHIEMSYCCFDAFKVLAKNYLDIDSHELFAEVSSRLAETNMIPADVAEHLMPKSDEDDAETCLKNLIKALKLAKKEAIKKAEEEVRSKAEKEKEGDKCTCSAKKDMRGDETSTKSVKENGFINQEDKGVEN